From one Haloferax marinisediminis genomic stretch:
- a CDS encoding HVO_2901 family zinc finger protein, producing MAGLQEQRARGRDMLECRGCGAVFPEGRATNDGWTYVCPECEQVEGIGEGLRRL from the coding sequence ATGGCCGGACTGCAAGAGCAGCGGGCCCGCGGGCGAGACATGTTGGAATGTCGAGGTTGTGGGGCCGTATTCCCGGAGGGGCGAGCGACGAACGATGGGTGGACGTACGTCTGTCCCGAGTGTGAACAGGTGGAAGGCATCGGCGAAGGTCTCCGCAGACTCTGA
- a CDS encoding cupredoxin domain-containing protein: MTTPEITRRAALRLTGGLFALGAMSGTAAARDHHYGNGNGIGAFLNAKAQAKDSPIWTSGVANMKRKDVVEVDVGVMTSLNFPDDFLPPGVEGPDEGPFKFGPEAVLVSAGTTVRWVWTENPFAFFDPNNPWAHDVRSLEMDNGNPLFQSPFQGTGTYEYTFDEPGTYLYYCSPHGYPYEDNSGFDLNLVGMRGAVIVTRR; the protein is encoded by the coding sequence ATGACTACTCCAGAAATCACCCGACGAGCAGCGCTGCGGCTAACTGGCGGACTCTTCGCACTCGGTGCGATGAGTGGGACAGCGGCCGCGAGAGACCACCACTACGGGAACGGAAACGGCATCGGGGCGTTCCTGAACGCGAAAGCACAGGCTAAAGACAGCCCGATCTGGACCTCCGGCGTCGCGAACATGAAGCGCAAAGACGTGGTCGAAGTCGACGTGGGGGTGATGACCTCTCTCAACTTCCCAGACGACTTCCTCCCACCGGGTGTCGAAGGTCCTGACGAGGGACCGTTCAAATTCGGACCCGAAGCGGTTCTGGTCTCAGCGGGAACGACTGTCAGGTGGGTGTGGACTGAAAACCCGTTTGCGTTCTTCGACCCGAACAACCCGTGGGCCCACGATGTGAGGTCACTCGAAATGGACAACGGGAATCCACTGTTCCAAAGCCCGTTCCAGGGGACTGGCACCTACGAATACACCTTCGACGAACCCGGCACCTACCTCTACTACTGTTCCCCACACGGCTACCCGTACGAGGACAATAGCGGGTTCGACCTCAACCTCGTCGGAATGCGCGGGGCAGTTATCGTGACTCGCCGGTAA
- the gatE gene encoding Glu-tRNA(Gln) amidotransferase subunit GatE has product MSEYDYEDLGLVAGLEIHQQLDTATKLFCGCPTELREPDDAARTFTRFLHPTKSELGELDDAALEESRVDREFEYLAYDTTCLVEEDDEPPHRLDDEARTVVMQIASLLDMNPVDQAHVMRKLVIDGSNTSGFQRTTLIAQEGEIQTSEGPVSIVDLMLEEESAQRVEERGDDVLFSLDRLGIPLVEIGTGPDISSPEQAREAAETIGMLLRSTGKVKRGLGTIRQDVNVSIAEGARVEIKGVQALDQIDEIVRFEVGRQAELVEIRDELQSRDASVGDVTDVTDVFEDSESGVIRGALDSGGKVMGVKLAGFDGLVGRELQPDRRLGTEFSDHAKRHGAGGIFHTDELPAYGVTEDEVEALREAVDAGPEDAVAIVADDPETADLAIDAVADRAAVAIEEVPEETRGANDDGTTRYLRPLPGAARMYPETDVLPVDLDPSDVETPELLTEKEERYQSEFGLDAGLAEQVAYGRKMPLFEQAVDEGIDSTFAAGLLESTLTELRRDDVAVENLSDDHLLAVMHLVEDGDLAKEGVNDVLSTIAENPDLSAEEAVEEAGLSGVSDDEVREAIAEVVERNAEQVEEQGMGAFSALMGEAMGALRGKADGGVVSDVLREEIQKRA; this is encoded by the coding sequence ATGAGCGAGTACGACTACGAGGACCTCGGTCTCGTCGCGGGACTGGAGATCCACCAGCAACTCGACACCGCGACGAAGCTGTTCTGTGGGTGTCCCACGGAACTCCGAGAGCCTGACGACGCGGCACGGACGTTCACGCGCTTCTTGCACCCGACGAAGAGTGAACTGGGCGAACTCGACGACGCCGCCCTCGAAGAGAGTCGCGTCGACCGCGAGTTCGAGTACCTCGCCTACGACACGACCTGTCTGGTCGAAGAGGACGACGAACCGCCGCACCGCCTCGACGACGAAGCGCGGACCGTCGTGATGCAAATCGCGTCGCTCCTCGACATGAACCCCGTCGACCAGGCGCACGTGATGCGCAAACTCGTCATCGACGGCTCGAACACCTCTGGCTTCCAGCGCACGACGCTCATCGCCCAAGAAGGTGAGATTCAGACGAGCGAGGGTCCCGTCTCTATCGTGGACCTCATGCTCGAAGAGGAATCCGCACAGCGTGTCGAAGAACGCGGCGACGACGTGCTCTTCAGTCTCGACCGCCTCGGCATTCCGCTCGTCGAAATCGGAACCGGCCCGGACATCTCGTCGCCCGAACAGGCGCGCGAAGCGGCCGAGACCATCGGCATGCTCCTGCGCTCTACGGGCAAGGTCAAACGCGGCCTCGGCACCATCCGACAGGACGTGAACGTCTCCATCGCGGAGGGTGCGCGCGTCGAAATCAAGGGTGTGCAGGCGCTCGACCAAATCGACGAAATCGTCCGCTTCGAAGTCGGTCGGCAGGCCGAACTCGTCGAGATTCGCGACGAACTCCAGTCCAGAGACGCGTCTGTCGGCGACGTGACCGACGTGACCGACGTCTTCGAAGACAGCGAATCGGGCGTCATTCGCGGCGCACTCGATTCGGGTGGGAAAGTCATGGGCGTCAAACTCGCAGGCTTCGACGGCCTCGTCGGCCGCGAACTCCAGCCTGACCGTCGTCTCGGAACCGAGTTCTCCGACCACGCAAAGCGTCACGGAGCAGGCGGCATCTTCCACACGGACGAACTGCCGGCCTACGGCGTCACCGAAGACGAAGTCGAGGCGCTCCGTGAGGCAGTCGACGCAGGCCCCGAGGACGCCGTCGCTATCGTCGCCGACGACCCCGAAACTGCTGACCTCGCCATCGACGCCGTCGCCGACCGCGCCGCCGTCGCCATCGAGGAAGTCCCCGAAGAGACGCGCGGTGCCAACGACGACGGCACGACGCGCTACCTTCGCCCGCTCCCCGGCGCGGCACGCATGTACCCCGAGACGGACGTTCTCCCCGTCGACCTCGACCCGAGCGACGTCGAGACGCCGGAACTGCTCACCGAGAAGGAAGAGCGCTACCAGTCCGAGTTCGGCCTCGACGCCGGCCTCGCCGAGCAAGTCGCCTACGGCCGCAAGATGCCCCTGTTCGAGCAAGCAGTCGACGAGGGCATCGACTCGACGTTCGCTGCTGGTCTCCTCGAATCGACGCTCACCGAACTCCGCCGTGACGACGTCGCCGTCGAGAACCTCTCGGACGACCACCTCCTCGCCGTCATGCACCTCGTCGAAGACGGCGACCTCGCGAAAGAGGGTGTCAACGACGTGCTCTCGACCATCGCCGAGAACCCGGACCTCTCGGCCGAAGAAGCGGTCGAAGAAGCAGGACTCTCCGGCGTCTCCGACGACGAAGTCCGCGAGGCAATCGCGGAAGTCGTCGAACGCAATGCCGAACAGGTCGAAGAACAAGGTATGGGCGCGTTCTCCGCGCTCATGGGTGAAGCGATGGGCGCACTCCGTGGTAAGGCCGACGGCGGCGTCGTGAGCGACGTGCTCCGCGAAGAGATTCAGAAGCGGGCCTGA